In one Melaminivora jejuensis genomic region, the following are encoded:
- a CDS encoding putative zinc-binding protein encodes MSPLPASNDDEHAPEALVYSCSGCSSAAQLANHVALQMDRRGVAEMSCIAGVGGDVPKLVKVAKSGRPIIALDGCPLVCVKSVLARHGVAPARHYQLHQYGVKKRTHQDFDPAQAQEVLQRVEADLRKRPLQATPPPGTSPGTDQAQHV; translated from the coding sequence ATGAGTCCCCTGCCCGCCTCCAACGACGACGAGCACGCCCCCGAGGCGCTGGTCTATTCCTGCTCGGGCTGCTCCAGCGCGGCGCAACTGGCCAACCATGTAGCGCTGCAGATGGATAGGCGCGGCGTGGCCGAGATGTCGTGCATCGCCGGCGTGGGCGGCGACGTGCCCAAGCTGGTCAAGGTGGCCAAGTCGGGCCGCCCCATCATTGCTCTGGATGGCTGCCCGCTGGTGTGCGTCAAAAGCGTGCTGGCGCGCCACGGCGTCGCGCCGGCGCGGCACTACCAGTTGCATCAGTACGGCGTGAAAAAGCGCACGCACCAGGACTTCGACCCAGCGCAGGCGCAGGAAGTGCTGCAGCGCGTCGAGGCCGACCTGCGCAAGCGGCCACTGCAGGCTACGCCGCCGCCGGGCACCAGTCCCGGCACCGACCAGGCCCAGCATGTCTGA
- a CDS encoding U32 family peptidase: MQLALGPLLYYWPRETVFDFYQAMAETPLDIVYLGEAVCSRRHELRQSDWIDIARMLRSAGKQPVMSTMVLLESTSGVADMHKTVRDEEFLIEANDMGAVHNLAGKRAFVAGPQLNLFNADALAWMAGLGASRWVAPLEMRGSDLVLLNAQRPAGLQTEVFAYGRMPLAFSARCFTARHYNLPKDDCGFSCIQHPDGQVLATREGEAFLVLNGIQTQSARIHNLIQDVPQLAAAGVDILRLSPQSQHMAGVIAEFDAARRAAAPDPAALARMHALMPAAACNGYWHGKPGLELVEGAGEVVR; this comes from the coding sequence ATGCAACTGGCCCTCGGCCCCCTGCTCTACTACTGGCCGCGCGAGACGGTCTTCGACTTCTACCAGGCCATGGCCGAGACGCCGCTGGACATCGTCTATCTGGGCGAAGCCGTGTGCTCGCGCCGCCACGAGCTGCGCCAAAGCGACTGGATCGACATCGCCCGGATGCTGCGCAGTGCCGGCAAGCAGCCGGTCATGTCCACCATGGTGCTGCTCGAATCGACCAGCGGCGTGGCCGACATGCACAAGACCGTGCGTGACGAGGAATTCCTGATCGAGGCCAACGACATGGGCGCCGTACACAACCTGGCCGGCAAGCGCGCCTTTGTCGCCGGGCCGCAACTCAACCTGTTCAATGCCGACGCGCTGGCCTGGATGGCCGGCCTGGGCGCCAGCCGCTGGGTGGCGCCGCTGGAGATGCGCGGCAGCGATCTGGTACTGCTCAACGCCCAGCGCCCCGCCGGGCTGCAGACGGAAGTCTTTGCCTATGGCCGGATGCCGCTGGCGTTCTCGGCGCGCTGCTTCACTGCACGGCACTACAACCTGCCCAAGGACGATTGCGGCTTTTCCTGCATCCAGCACCCCGACGGGCAGGTGCTGGCCACGCGCGAGGGCGAGGCATTTTTAGTACTCAACGGCATCCAGACGCAATCGGCACGCATCCACAACCTGATCCAGGACGTGCCGCAGCTGGCCGCCGCGGGCGTGGACATCCTGCGCCTGTCGCCGCAGTCGCAGCACATGGCCGGAGTGATCGCCGAGTTCGACGCCGCCCGCCGCGCCGCCGCGCCCGACCCCGCCGCCCTGGCCCGGATGCACGCGCTGATGCCCGCAGCGGCCTGCAACGGCTACTGGCACGGCAAGCCGGGGCTGGAACTGGTCGAGGGGGCAGGGGAGGTTGTGCGATGA
- a CDS encoding peptidase U32 family protein produces the protein MASAACLAPAAPAPAASAAPRPELVCPAGSLPALKAAIDGGADCVYLGLRDATNARNFAGLNFDEAAIQTGIAYAHQRGAKVLLALNTYPQAANPAPWRQAVDRAAAWGVDAVILADPGLMRYACQQHPGLRLHLSVQGSATNHDAINLYRAQFGIQRAVLPRVLALEQVRQVVQRTDVEIEVFGFGSLCVMVEGRCALSSYATGESPNTHGVCSPPKAVRWQETKDGVHARLNGVLIDRYAPDENAGYPTLCKGRFDVGDEKNYYALEEPTSLNTLELLPQLIKMGVRAFKIEGRQRSPAYVAQVTRVWREAIDHCLAQGHLYVPKTAWMASLDQVAEGQQHTLGAYHRPWK, from the coding sequence ATGGCCTCTGCTGCTTGCCTTGCCCCTGCCGCCCCTGCCCCCGCCGCCTCCGCCGCGCCGCGCCCCGAGCTGGTCTGCCCGGCGGGCAGCCTGCCAGCCCTGAAGGCGGCCATCGACGGCGGGGCCGATTGCGTCTATCTGGGCCTGCGCGATGCCACCAATGCGCGCAACTTCGCCGGGCTGAACTTCGACGAGGCGGCCATCCAGACCGGCATTGCCTACGCCCACCAGCGCGGCGCCAAGGTGCTGCTGGCGCTCAACACCTATCCGCAGGCGGCCAATCCGGCGCCCTGGCGCCAGGCGGTGGATCGCGCCGCCGCCTGGGGGGTGGATGCCGTCATCCTGGCCGACCCGGGGCTGATGCGCTACGCCTGCCAGCAGCATCCGGGGCTGCGCCTGCATCTGTCGGTGCAAGGCTCGGCAACGAATCACGACGCCATCAACCTGTACCGCGCGCAGTTCGGCATCCAGCGCGCCGTGCTGCCGCGCGTGCTGGCGCTGGAGCAGGTGCGCCAGGTCGTGCAGCGCACCGACGTGGAGATCGAGGTCTTCGGCTTCGGCAGCCTGTGCGTGATGGTCGAGGGGCGCTGCGCGCTGTCGTCGTATGCCACGGGCGAGTCGCCCAACACGCATGGCGTGTGCTCGCCGCCCAAGGCCGTGCGCTGGCAGGAGACCAAGGATGGCGTCCACGCGCGCCTGAACGGCGTGCTGATCGACCGCTACGCGCCGGACGAGAACGCCGGCTATCCGACGCTGTGCAAGGGCCGCTTCGACGTTGGCGACGAAAAGAACTACTACGCGCTGGAGGAGCCGACCAGCCTGAACACGCTGGAGCTGCTGCCGCAGTTGATCAAGATGGGCGTGCGCGCCTTCAAGATCGAAGGGCGCCAGAGGAGCCCGGCCTACGTAGCGCAGGTCACGCGCGTGTGGCGCGAGGCCATCGACCATTGCCTGGCGCAGGGCCATTTGTACGTCCCCAAGACGGCCTGGATGGCCAGCCTTGATCAGGTGGCCGAGGGCCAGCAGCACACGCTGGGGGCGTATCACAGGCCGTGGAAGTGA